The genomic DNA TTGACGCCATCCTTGCTGAACTTCAGATCCACGACCAGTTGGTCCTGACCGTCAGCCAGTTGATAAGTCTTCTTCTCGGCAGAGTAGACCGGGCGGCCGGCCGGGGTTCGAATCCGGGCCGTTGGTACCGATCAGGCCACTTTGGGCCAGATAGGTGCGCTCGTTACCGTTGTCGAACAACTGGAACGGGATTTCCGGATGATCCTGGCGACGTGGGTACAGCGGCAGTTTCAGCTGGGCGATGTCACCACCCTGTGGATCGATTGCCAGCTCAAGCACGTCCGTTTTGATCTGGATGAGATCTTTGCTTACGGCCACAGGGGCTTCGGCAGGAGCGCTGGTATCGCTTGCCGCGCGGGGGATGTCGTCATTACTGGCAGCGTTGTTGCCAACTGGAGCATCCGGCAGGCTCGGTGCGGTATTGCTGGCTGCAACATTCTGAGTCGGCAGGGCAGCCTGGCCATAGTCCTGGTTCCATTTAAGGACCATGACGTAGGACACGATTGCCAGGGCGACGATCAGGATCGTGCGTTTGATATCCATGATTACTCGGCCATCGAAGAAGAACGGGAGGTAGGGATAGGCGGAACCGGGTCATAACCGCCGGGATTCCACGGATGACAGCGACCTAAACGACGAAAGGTCAGCCAGCCACCGCGCAGGAGGCCATGATTTTCTATGGCTTCGTACGCGTAGCAGGAACAACTGGGGTAGAAACGACAGTGACTGGCCATCAAAGGACTAATGGCATAGCGATAAAACTGGATCGGAACGAGTGCCAGTTTACGCATCAGGACTGTCTACCCCTACAGTTTCGGTGTTGACTGCTGGTACTGGCTTGTTGCGTGCCAGACGCTTCCAGAGCTTGCCGAAATGCTGAATCAATTCGGGGTTTTCTACGTCACCCAAACCTTTGCGCGCGACGATAACAATGTCCCATCCAACCAGTGAATCCTGGTTCAGGCGGAACGATTCGCGCATCAGACGTTTGAGGCGATTGCGCTGAACGGAGAGCTTGACGCTCTTTTTCCCGATAACCAGCCCTAGTCGGGGGTGATCGAGATCGTTACTGCGCGCAAGGAGCAGGAGTTTTTTCCCCGGAACCTTGCCGGTAGGGGAGTCAAAGACTGCCTTGAAATGCCGGGGTGTAAGCAGACGCTTTTCCCGACTGAAGTCCTGACTCACCTCCAGTGCCGGATTATCAAACTGCCAGACGCGCACGACCTTTGGCGCGACGACGCGACAGGACGGCACGACCGTTCTTGGTAGCCATGCGAGCACGGAAACCGTGGGTACGAGCGCGTTTGATAGTGC from Pseudomonas beijingensis includes the following:
- the rpmH gene encoding 50S ribosomal protein L34; its protein translation is MKRTFQPSTIKRARTHGFRARMATKNGRAVLSRRRAKGRARLAV
- the yidD gene encoding membrane protein insertion efficiency factor YidD — its product is MRKLALVPIQFYRYAISPLMASHCRFYPSCSCYAYEAIENHGLLRGGWLTFRRLGRCHPWNPGGYDPVPPIPTSRSSSMAE
- the rnpA gene encoding ribonuclease P protein component, producing the protein MSQDFSREKRLLTPRHFKAVFDSPTGKVPGKKLLLLARSNDLDHPRLGLVIGKKSVKLSVQRNRLKRLMRESFRLNQDSLVGWDIVIVARKGLGDVENPELIQHFGKLWKRLARNKPVPAVNTETVGVDSPDA